Sequence from the Malaciobacter pacificus genome:
TAAACTCTTTATTTGCATATAAATCACCTTTATATGCAATGGCAACTCCTATGTCTTTACAGCCATTGCAATTAGATGATATTTATAACTACTCAAAAAAACATTTGAATATCTCAAAAGAAATCGTAGAATATATATATAATTTGAGTGCAAAAGAGACAAAACTAATTCAAATGATTCTTCATAGAATATATGTAGAAAAAGATAATATAGAAAAAATAGATGAAAATCTTGTAGATAAAATTTTAGAAACTATATTAATATCAAAAAATGACCATTATAAATCTCTTTTTGAGTTTTTTAGTACAAATCAAAAAAAAGCTTTTAAACTTTTAGCAAAACACGAAAGAGAACTCTTTCACGAAAAAATATTAAGAGAAGAAAATATTTCAAGACCTTCTATGCAATCATCTTTGAATCAGTTATTTGCAAAAGAGTTTATTGATAAAGAAGATGGAGAATATTTTATTCCTGATAGAGCTTTTGAATTATGGGCAAAGAAAAAATTGTAAAAGATAAGTTTTAAAACTTATCTTTCGAGACTGTTCAGAGTTTTGTGTCAGTAACCGATAGGTTCTAAAATTATAACATAGTCTTTCTTATTCACGAAATATCTGCGCCAAAACCTACAGAGACTGTGAAAGAACTAAAGCCGTTGATAACAGAAAATTAGCTAAAATATAGATATCATAGATTAATAAAAAGGCTTTACAATGCCGAACTACAAAGAAGGTTTAGACCGTAATCAACAACTTCTTTTTCCTCCTAGTTTAGATGAATATGTTGATGAAAATAATCCAGTAAGAGCTATTGATAGTTATGTTGATAGTATTGATTTAGCTTCTTTAGGAGTATTTACTAATAATGGTGGTTTGGAAGGTCAACCAGCATATCATCCAGCACTACTTTTAAAAATTTATCTCTATGGATATCTAAATAGTATTAGAAGTTCTAGAAAGCTTGAGCGTGAGATTAAACGTAATGTTGAAATGATGTGGCTATGTGAAGGATTAACTCCTGGATATAAAACTATTGCTAACTTTCGTAAAGATAATCCTTCAGTGTTAAAACAACTATTTCGTGACTTTGTAATATTATGTCGTTCTGTTGATTTAATTGATGGAGAAGTTGTTGCTATTGATGGAGCTTTTTTAAGAGCTAATGCCTCAAAGAATCAACTTATCTCTGAAAAAATGACTCTTAAAGATATGGAATCAGTTGATGAGAAAATAACAGAGTATCTAAATTCCCTAGAATACAGTGATAGTTGTGAGAATAAAGAAACTAAACCTCTTGTTTGTAAGCAACATATTGACCGACTTAAAAAGCGTAAAGCCAAACTAAATGATGATCTGAATATTCTCAAAGAACATCAAGTAAAACAGTATTGTAAAAGTGATCCTGATGCGACCTTAATGACTAAACCAGCACATCACTTGGTAGCTTATAATTCTCAAATTGCTGTTGATGGAAAATATAAGTTCATAGTTGCTACTGATATTTCTAGTAAAGGGGTAGACCACGATCAACTTTATCCAATGGCAACACAAGCTAAAGAAGTTATTGATAATGAACAAATGAAAGTAGCAGCTGATGCAGGTTATTATAATTCCAAAGAGATCAAGCGATGTAGTGATGAAGGGATTGATGTTTATATTCCTGAACCAGACAAGCAAAAGAAGCAAAAAGATAAAGGGAAGTTTCCAAGAGATTCATTCACTTATGATGAAATCAATGACTGTTATATTTGTCCAAATGAAAAAGTGATGAAGCGGAAAAAAACTACTTTTGAGCAAAATGGTATAAAACGCTTTATGTATTTTGGTACTGGTTCTGTATGTAAAGTTTGTCCAATACGTTCACAATGTATTCCTGAAAAAACTCCTGCAAAACGTCTTTGGCGTTGGGAACATGAAGAAGTTGTCACTGCACACCGTGCAAAGATGAATACACAAGAAGCTAAAGTGATGATTCAACAGCGTGCAGAATTAGTTGAACACCCATTTGGGACAATCAAACAAAATCTTGGCTGGAGTCATTTTCTAGTACGGGGTAAAATAAAAGTTGCTGGAGAGAATGCTCTTATTATGCTTACCTATAATTTTAGAAGATTATTAAATCTAATTGGTATTACACTGTTTAAAAAGCTAATAAAAGCCAGTAAAAGTGGCAATATTGAAGATATAAAACAAGAAATAGCAGAGTACATTGCAGTTCTAGTCTTTTTTAAAGCTTTTTATCATCGAAAAATGAGTTTATACATTTAAATATTGAAAAATATTCTTTAACTCGATTCTTTTTACTTACATAGGAGTTAGTTCTTTCACAGTCTCTACAGGTTGTGGAACTATATATTAAAGATAAATAATAACTAAGGTAGAATAAATAAAATCAAATAAGAGGTACTCTTTCCTTGAAAAGGTAGTGTAAAAATAACTGTGTAAATCCAAAAATATCAATTTATTAGATAGAATTTATCTAGTAGATTTATTTAAAGGATTTACATTATGGGTATACTAAATAAAGAAGAATTACGAAAACAAATAAGAGAAGGTAAAGAGGTATCATTAGATGGTATTTTAGATGAATTTAAAGGCTTACTAAAAGAAGCTTTACAAACTGCTACACAAGAAGAACTTACTTCACATCTAGGTTATGATAAAAATCAAGAATCTCAAAATCCAAATTATAGAAATGGTTATAGTAAAAAAACATTAAAATCCAAATATGGAGAAGTAGATGTTGAAATACCAAGGGATAGAGACAGTTCCTTTGAACCTAAGCTTGTTCCAAAAAGAGAAAGACTATTAAAAGGTAGTGAAGATTTAATTCTTTCACTTTATACAAAAGGAATGAGTGTAAGGGATATACAACATCATTTAGATGATTTATATGGATATGAACTATCAGAACAAACAATATCAAATATTACAAGTGCAATAATAGAAAAAGCTAAAGAGTGGCAAAATCGTCCCTTAGAATCTATCTATCCTATTATCTTTATGGATGCCACAGTTTTAAAAATTAGAGTAGATAGAGTTGTTAAAAATATAGCAGCATATATAATGCTAGGAGTTACACTTGAAGGTAAAAAAGAGATAATAGGTATTTGGATAGGAGAAAATGAAAGTTCGAAATATTGGCTTACCCTTTTAAATGAATTAAAAAATAGAGGTGTTGAAGATGTATTAATCTTTGCAATAGATGGTTTAAATGGATTTAACCAAGCAATACAAGCTGTTTATCCACAAGCTGAAATACAAAGATGCATTGTTCATCAAATACGTTCTTCACTTCGTTATGTATCTTGGAAAGATAGAAAAGCAGTTGCAAAGGATTTAAAAACTATTTATACTGCAAATACAGAAGAAGATGCACAACTTGCTCTAACAGAATTCAATGATATTTGGGGTAAAAAATATCCTCATATTTCTCAGTCTTGGAGTAATAACTGGAATGAATTATCAACTTTTTTCAAATATCCACAAGCGATTAAAACTTTGATTTATACCACTAATCCAATTGAATCATTAAATTCAAATATCAAAAGAAAAACTAAATCAAAAGGTTCATTTCCAACCATAGATTCAGCATTTAAATTATTATACTTAGCAACACAGGAGGTTCAAGAAAAATGGAAAAAAAGTAGTATGAGAAATTGGAGTGAGATTTACCCTCAACTTAGCATATTTTTCAGTGAAATTATGGAAAAATACACTAAGTGATTAAAAGGTAACTGGTGGATTTACACAGTTTATTTTACAGGGTCCTTGAAAATAAAAAATATTATATTATTATCATTACTTTTTATATCTATAAGTGCCATAGTATATTTCAATACAGAAACTCACTTAAAACAAAGAATAGATTTAGTTGGAGTGGTAACTTAAAATAAGACACTTTTTTTATAATTCTATGCAGCTATTTCATTTTGTAACATCAAATTGATTTCTTCAAATCTAACAGGTGATAAATTTCCAAGATAACTATGTGATCTTGTTCTATTATAATAAAACTCAATATACTCAAAAATCTCTTGTTTTGCTTGTTTTTTAGTATAGAAATATTTCTGATAAATTAACTCATTTTTTAATGATTTAAAAAAACTCTCTGCTACTGCATTATCCCAACAATTTCCTTTCCTACTCATACTTTGAATTATTCCATATTTTTGCAATAAATCTTTATGACTATAAGAAGCATATTGACTTCCTCGATCTGTATGCCAAATAAGTCCTTTAGGTGGATTTCTATGTTTAATTGCCATATCTAAAGCATCATTTACAAGTGATACTTTCATACTATCATCAATAGACCATCCAACAACTTTTCTTGAATATAAATCAATTACAGTTGCAAGATACAACCATCCCTCTCCAGTAGGAATATAAGTAATATCACCAACATATTTCTCATTAGGATTTGAAGCATAAAAATCTCTATTTAAAATATTTGGTGCTATTGGTAGATTATGATTTGAATCTGTAGTATTTTTATATCTTCTTTTAATATTCACTTTTAGATTCAAATCTTTCATAATAGTAGAAATACGTCTTCTTGATACAATAAGCCCATAGAGTTCTTTTAGTTTATCTTGAATTCTTCTACTGCCATAATTATTTCTACCAAAAACAAATATAGATTTTACAAGTTCATTAAGTTGAATATCTACTTTTTTTACAATACAACCAGCTTTTACCCAATGATAATATGAAGCTCTATTTACTTTTAGAATTTTACACATTTTATTGATATTGAAACTCTTTGTATGTTTTTGTATCCAGGCATACTTTATAGAGTTTCTTTTGCGAAGTATGCTGTTGCTTTTTTTAATATATCCCTTTCTTGCTTTAAAATCTTATTCTCTTTACGTAAGCGTTTAAGCTCTTCAGCTTCACTCTCTTTGAGTGTACTTTTTATTTCAATATTCCTCATTGGAATATTATGTTCTTTTTTATATGCAGTAACCCATGCATATAATGTTTTTGGATTTAAATCTAAATCTTTTGCTATATCTTTTACATTTTCATTATTGTTAATAATTAATTGTACTGTTGAGTCTTTAAACTCTTGACTATATTTTCTCATGGTAACCCTTATTCATTTTTTATTTTAACGCAGAATCTCTAAAATTCTTTGTCTGAATTTATGTTACCTCTCCAAAAAGCTTGGATAACAAGGCAACAGACTTTCCTTTTTCATGTTGTTTGTATATTACGTTCTTCTCTTTAGTACTTAAAATAGCTTTTCTACCAAAGTGAACACCTTTTTTCTTTGCAGCTTCAATTCCTTCTTTAACACGTTCATTTATTAAATCACGTTCAAATTCTGCAATAGCACCTAACATAGTAAATAATAGTCTACCTGCTGGAGATGTTGTATCAATATTTTGATGTAATACTTTAAGATTTACATCTTTGCTTTCTAAAAACTTTGCAATATTATGAAGGTCTATTACAGACCTTGCTAATCTGTCAAGTTTTGTAATATAAAGGACATCACCTTCTCTTACAAAATCCATCATAACCTTAAACTGTTCACGATCTGCTTCATTCTTCCCTGATCTTTTTTCTGAGAAAATCTTTTTACAGCCAGCACTCTTAAGTTGATTAATTTGATTCTCAAGATTTTGACTTGAAGTTGAAACTCTTGCATAACCTACATTCATAATAAATCCTTTGTATTGAACTTACTATTTATCTCATATATTGGAAGGATTGTAAAGTCATGTATTTTCCCTAAAAGAACAGGTTGTTGCATTTATTAATTAATATATCATAACTTAATTTTAGAATGATTTGCACATTATAAAATTCAAATATTAATTTATTATAAAAAAATCTTATATTTAAATTAACATTTTTTTAACTAATAAAGAGTATAATTTTATAATTAAAATTTATGAAAGTTATAATATGCATAAAATTAAAAATATCTATTTATTATATAAAGAAGGGTTTCAAAACTTAACTATAGGTCGTATTCTTTGGAAACTGATTATTATAAAACTAATTGTAATACTACTATTTTTAAACACTTTTGTTTATGACAAAACTATTAAAACTGAATATAAAAATGATAATGAAAAAATTCAATTTGTATTAAAAAATCTTATAAAGGATAACTAATGGAAGAACATTTAGTAGATTGGTCTAGAGCTCAGTTTGCATTGACTGCAATTTACCATTGGCTTTTTGTTCCATTAACTTTAGGGCTAGGTTTTATTATAGCTATTATGGAAACTATTTATGTAAAAACTGGTGATGAGTTTTGGAAAAAAACAACAAAGTTTTGGATGACTTTGTTTGCAATAAATTTTGCAATAGGAGTTGCAACTGGAATTATAATGGAGTTTGAATTTGGAACTAATTGGGCAAATTACTCTTGGTTTGTCGGTGACATTTTTGGAGCTCCACTTGCTGTTGAGGGTATTTTAGCATTTTTTATGGAATCTACTTTTTTTGCAGTAATGTTTTTTGGTTGGGATAAAGTAAGTAAAGGTTTTCATTTGCTTTCAACTTGGCTTGTTGCAATTGGTTCAAATTTAAGTGCACTATGGATTTTAGTTGCAAACGGTTGGATGCAATACCCTGTTGGCATGAAATTTAATCCAGACACAGTAAGAAATGAAATGGATAACTTTTGGGATGTTCTCTTCTCACCTGTTGCTATATCTAAGTTTTTACATACTATTACAAGTGGTTATGTTGTAGCTTCACTTTTTGTTGTAGGAATTTCTGCTTGGTATTTATTAAAAAGAAGAGAGATTGAGTTTGCAAAAAAATCAATAATTGTTGCTGCAAGTTTTGGACTTATAACTTCAATATTTATTACTATTACAGGTGATGAATCTGCCCATCAGGTTGCACTAAAACAGCCTGTAAAATTGGCAGCTATGGAAGGACTGTATGAGGGAAGAACAGAAGCTGGAATAGTTGCTATTGGAGTTTTAAATCCTAAAAAAACATTAACAAATGATGAAGAGCCATTTTTATTTGAAATTGAAGCTCCTTATGCTTTATCTCTTTTAGGTTATCACGATATTAATGCTTTTGTTCCAGGACTTAAAGATTTGGTTTATGGAAATGAAAAATATAATATTGAATCTGCTCAAAGTAAAATGGACAAAGGAAAAATTGCTATAAATGCTTTAAAAGAGTATAAGAAAGCAAAAAAAATAAATGACATTGAAAATATAAGAAAATATCAAGAGATATTAGAAAAAAATATGAAATATTTTGGATATGGACATTTAAAAAAACCTGAAGATATTATCCCACCTATACCACTTACTTTTTATACTTTTCACTTAATGGTGGCATTGGGGTCTTGGTTTTTAGTTCTTTTTGCTTTACTTCTATTTTTTACACTAAAAAGAGAGATTTTAAACCATAAATGGCTTTTAATAAGTACAGTTACTTCAATTCCATTAGGGTATATAGCAAGTGAAGCTGGCTGGATAGTTGCTGAAGTTGGAAGGCAACCTTGGGCTATACAAGATTTAATGCCAGTAGGAATTGCCTTAACTGATATATCAACATCAAATGTAAAAACAACATTTTTTATGTTTTTATTTTTATTTACAGCTTTACTAATTGCAGAGATTAAAATAATGATTGGTCAAATAAAAATAGGCCCAGAAGGAGGACATTAATATGTTTGAAGATTTAACACTATTACAACTACAGCAGTTTTGGTGGATAATAATTTCACTTCTTGGTGGATTATTTGCTTTTATTATGTTTGTTCAAGGTGGACAAACACTCTTAGGAAGAATTTCAAAAGGGGATGAAACTTATAAAACAATGCTCATTAATTCTTTAGGTAGAAAATGGGAATTAGGATTTACAACATTAGTTTTATTTGGTGGAGCTTTATTTGCTGCATTTCCACTTTTTTATTCCACTAGTTTTGGCGGGGCATATTGGGTTTGGATGGCAATATTATTTTGTTTCATAATTCAAGCAGTTAGTTATGAATATAGAAAAAAACCTAATAATTTTTTAGGTAAAAAAGTTTATGAAGCTTTTCTTTTTATAAATGGAAGTTTAGGCGTTATTTTACTAGGAGTTGCAATTGCTACATTTTTTTCTGGCTCAAGTTTCAGTGTAGATGAAAACAATTTTTCCCATTGGCATAACTCTTTAAGAGGTTTAGAGTCACTATTTTCAATATTTAATCTTAGTTTAGGAATTGCATTGTTTTTCTTAGTAAGAATTTTAGGTGCATTATATTTTATTAACAATATTGATAACGATACTATTAGGTTTAGAGCAATTAAAAGTATAAAAATCGATATGCCAATTTTTTTGATATTCTTTTTAGTGTTTTTATTTTTGCTATTTACAAAAACAGGATTTGCATATGATGAAAATTTATCAATATATGTACAAAAGTATAAATATTTGATTAATTTTTTAGAGATGCCTTTTGTACTAGGAATGTTTATTACTGGAATATTGATGGTTATTGTTGCTGTATTTTTAACTATTCACTTTAAAAAAACTTGTTGTATAAAAACGGGTGGATTAGGTGTTGTGCTAACAGTAAAAGCACTATTTTTGAATGTAGGATTAAATAATACATCATATTATCCTTCAACTTATGATTTGCAAAGCTCATTAACTATTATAAATAGTTCAGGTAGTCATTATACATTAACAGTTATGTCTTATACTGCACTAATGGTTCCTTTTGTTTTAGGATATATCTTTTATGTTTGGTATCAAATGGATAAG
This genomic interval carries:
- a CDS encoding recombinase family protein; protein product: MNVGYARVSTSSQNLENQINQLKSAGCKKIFSEKRSGKNEADREQFKVMMDFVREGDVLYITKLDRLARSVIDLHNIAKFLESKDVNLKVLHQNIDTTSPAGRLLFTMLGAIAEFERDLINERVKEGIEAAKKKGVHFGRKAILSTKEKNVIYKQHEKGKSVALLSKLFGEVT
- a CDS encoding transposase, with protein sequence MRKYSQEFKDSTVQLIINNNENVKDIAKDLDLNPKTLYAWVTAYKKEHNIPMRNIEIKSTLKESEAEELKRLRKENKILKQERDILKKATAYFAKETL
- a CDS encoding cytochrome ubiquinol oxidase subunit I codes for the protein MEEHLVDWSRAQFALTAIYHWLFVPLTLGLGFIIAIMETIYVKTGDEFWKKTTKFWMTLFAINFAIGVATGIIMEFEFGTNWANYSWFVGDIFGAPLAVEGILAFFMESTFFAVMFFGWDKVSKGFHLLSTWLVAIGSNLSALWILVANGWMQYPVGMKFNPDTVRNEMDNFWDVLFSPVAISKFLHTITSGYVVASLFVVGISAWYLLKRREIEFAKKSIIVAASFGLITSIFITITGDESAHQVALKQPVKLAAMEGLYEGRTEAGIVAIGVLNPKKTLTNDEEPFLFEIEAPYALSLLGYHDINAFVPGLKDLVYGNEKYNIESAQSKMDKGKIAINALKEYKKAKKINDIENIRKYQEILEKNMKYFGYGHLKKPEDIIPPIPLTFYTFHLMVALGSWFLVLFALLLFFTLKREILNHKWLLISTVTSIPLGYIASEAGWIVAEVGRQPWAIQDLMPVGIALTDISTSNVKTTFFMFLFLFTALLIAEIKIMIGQIKIGPEGGH
- a CDS encoding IS256 family transposase, coding for MGILNKEELRKQIREGKEVSLDGILDEFKGLLKEALQTATQEELTSHLGYDKNQESQNPNYRNGYSKKTLKSKYGEVDVEIPRDRDSSFEPKLVPKRERLLKGSEDLILSLYTKGMSVRDIQHHLDDLYGYELSEQTISNITSAIIEKAKEWQNRPLESIYPIIFMDATVLKIRVDRVVKNIAAYIMLGVTLEGKKEIIGIWIGENESSKYWLTLLNELKNRGVEDVLIFAIDGLNGFNQAIQAVYPQAEIQRCIVHQIRSSLRYVSWKDRKAVAKDLKTIYTANTEEDAQLALTEFNDIWGKKYPHISQSWSNNWNELSTFFKYPQAIKTLIYTTNPIESLNSNIKRKTKSKGSFPTIDSAFKLLYLATQEVQEKWKKSSMRNWSEIYPQLSIFFSEIMEKYTK
- a CDS encoding DUF4492 domain-containing protein, translated to MHKIKNIYLLYKEGFQNLTIGRILWKLIIIKLIVILLFLNTFVYDKTIKTEYKNDNEKIQFVLKNLIKDN
- a CDS encoding IS1182 family transposase, yielding MPNYKEGLDRNQQLLFPPSLDEYVDENNPVRAIDSYVDSIDLASLGVFTNNGGLEGQPAYHPALLLKIYLYGYLNSIRSSRKLEREIKRNVEMMWLCEGLTPGYKTIANFRKDNPSVLKQLFRDFVILCRSVDLIDGEVVAIDGAFLRANASKNQLISEKMTLKDMESVDEKITEYLNSLEYSDSCENKETKPLVCKQHIDRLKKRKAKLNDDLNILKEHQVKQYCKSDPDATLMTKPAHHLVAYNSQIAVDGKYKFIVATDISSKGVDHDQLYPMATQAKEVIDNEQMKVAADAGYYNSKEIKRCSDEGIDVYIPEPDKQKKQKDKGKFPRDSFTYDEINDCYICPNEKVMKRKKTTFEQNGIKRFMYFGTGSVCKVCPIRSQCIPEKTPAKRLWRWEHEEVVTAHRAKMNTQEAKVMIQQRAELVEHPFGTIKQNLGWSHFLVRGKIKVAGENALIMLTYNFRRLLNLIGITLFKKLIKASKSGNIEDIKQEIAEYIAVLVFFKAFYHRKMSLYI
- the cydB gene encoding cytochrome d ubiquinol oxidase subunit II; amino-acid sequence: MFEDLTLLQLQQFWWIIISLLGGLFAFIMFVQGGQTLLGRISKGDETYKTMLINSLGRKWELGFTTLVLFGGALFAAFPLFYSTSFGGAYWVWMAILFCFIIQAVSYEYRKKPNNFLGKKVYEAFLFINGSLGVILLGVAIATFFSGSSFSVDENNFSHWHNSLRGLESLFSIFNLSLGIALFFLVRILGALYFINNIDNDTIRFRAIKSIKIDMPIFLIFFLVFLFLLFTKTGFAYDENLSIYVQKYKYLINFLEMPFVLGMFITGILMVIVAVFLTIHFKKTCCIKTGGLGVVLTVKALFLNVGLNNTSYYPSTYDLQSSLTIINSSGSHYTLTVMSYTALMVPFVLGYIFYVWYQMDKVKITKEEIEDPHAHNY
- a CDS encoding IS3 family transposase, with translation MKKSNSILRKRNSIKYAWIQKHTKSFNINKMCKILKVNRASYYHWVKAGCIVKKVDIQLNELVKSIFVFGRNNYGSRRIQDKLKELYGLIVSRRRISTIMKDLNLKVNIKRRYKNTTDSNHNLPIAPNILNRDFYASNPNEKYVGDITYIPTGEGWLYLATVIDLYSRKVVGWSIDDSMKVSLVNDALDMAIKHRNPPKGLIWHTDRGSQYASYSHKDLLQKYGIIQSMSRKGNCWDNAVAESFFKSLKNELIYQKYFYTKKQAKQEIFEYIEFYYNRTRSHSYLGNLSPVRFEEINLMLQNEIAA